One region of Streptomyces subrutilus genomic DNA includes:
- a CDS encoding DNA alkylation repair protein, producing the protein MGETDPVPTADELLSAQTVSDLARRLADAAGRRTSPALRARAGALDGLSYSARVAAVRDAVLADLPGDWPAFEAVVRTALADPGFEGWMTFPVNEAVAVRGLEVFEPGLALLHDLTPRLTAESAVRPFLRADPARALAVVRGWTADPDPHVRRLACEGTRPRLPWAPQLPAFVADPRPSLPVLDALYGDESPYVRRSVSNHLNDISRDHPGLAVETAARWLGEGGEASTTDRVVRHGLRTLIKAGRPEALTLLGHSPDVPVTVAGPLVRTPRIAVGDHLVFDYAVTNTGSGPAELVVDYVVHHAKANGSRTPKVFKLTTRALAPGETLTGTKRHSFKPITTRRYHSGEHLVQLQVNGRVRGEAGFSLDAS; encoded by the coding sequence ATGGGCGAGACTGACCCCGTGCCCACGGCCGACGAACTCCTCAGCGCGCAAACCGTCAGCGACCTGGCCCGCCGGCTGGCCGACGCCGCCGGCCGCCGGACCTCGCCCGCCCTGCGCGCCCGCGCCGGGGCGCTCGACGGCCTGAGCTACAGCGCGCGCGTCGCCGCCGTCCGCGACGCCGTCCTCGCCGACCTCCCCGGCGACTGGCCCGCCTTCGAGGCCGTCGTCCGCACCGCGCTCGCCGACCCCGGCTTCGAAGGCTGGATGACCTTCCCCGTCAACGAGGCCGTCGCCGTGCGCGGCTTGGAGGTGTTCGAGCCCGGCCTCGCGCTGCTGCACGACCTCACCCCGCGGCTGACCGCCGAATCCGCCGTACGGCCCTTCCTGCGCGCCGACCCGGCCCGCGCCCTGGCCGTCGTACGGGGCTGGACCGCCGACCCCGACCCGCACGTACGCCGCCTCGCCTGCGAGGGCACCCGGCCGCGGCTGCCGTGGGCCCCGCAGCTGCCCGCGTTCGTCGCCGACCCGCGCCCGTCGCTGCCGGTGCTCGACGCCCTGTACGGCGACGAGTCCCCGTACGTCCGGCGGTCGGTCTCCAACCACCTCAACGACATCAGCCGCGACCACCCCGGGCTGGCGGTGGAGACCGCCGCCCGCTGGCTGGGCGAAGGCGGGGAGGCGTCCACGACGGATCGCGTCGTGCGGCACGGCCTGCGCACCCTGATCAAGGCCGGCCGGCCCGAGGCGCTGACCCTGCTCGGCCACTCCCCCGACGTCCCGGTCACGGTGGCGGGGCCGCTGGTCCGGACGCCCCGGATCGCCGTCGGCGACCACCTCGTCTTCGACTACGCCGTCACGAACACCGGCTCCGGCCCGGCCGAGCTGGTGGTGGACTACGTCGTCCACCACGCGAAGGCGAACGGCAGCCGCACCCCGAAGGTCTTCAAGCTCACCACCCGCGCCCTGGCCCCCGGTGAAACCCTCACCGGCACCAAGCGCCACTCCTTCAAGCCGATCACCACCCGCCGCTACCACTCCGGCGAGCACCTGGTGCAGCTGCAGGTCAACGGCCGGGTGCGGGGCGAGGCCGGATTCTCGTTGGACGCGTCCTGA
- a CDS encoding N-acyl-D-amino-acid deacylase family protein → MLDHLIKGATVVDGTGAPARVADIGIRDGRIVAVTDPGTAQEPARTTEDATGLVLAPGFIDPHTHYDAQLFWDPYATPSMNHGVTTVAGGNCGFTLAPLHPDRPEDADYTRRMMSKVEGMALKALEEGVDWTWSTFGEYLDALEGRIAVNAGFMVGHCALRRHVMGEDAVGGQPTPEQMREMLDLFHDAMSAGAWGLSTTQSSTHSDGSGAPVASRHAKPAELLALSKAVAEHEGTQLEAIVAGCLDQFSDAEIDLFVEMSAAAGRPLNWNVLTIDASVPERVPRQLVPSERAREAGGRIVALTMPILTPMNMSLGTFCALNLIPGWGEILGLPVPERIAKLRDPAVRAGMLERADSKEAGVFRRLADFGRYVIGDTYSKENEGLSGRVVGDIAAGRGQDAFQCLVEICANDELRTVLWPMPTDNDPASWALRAETWQHEDVMLGGSDAGAHLDRMCGAPYTTRFLGDCLRGRRLVPLEQAVRMLTDDPAQLFGLRERGRIAEGYHADLVLFDPQRIDARPATLVHDLPGNSPRLDARAVGIVSVRVNGVETIRDDEVTGAIPGIVLRSGRDTRTVSTR, encoded by the coding sequence CGCATCGTCGCCGTCACCGACCCCGGCACGGCACAAGAGCCCGCGCGGACCACCGAGGACGCCACCGGCCTCGTCCTGGCCCCCGGCTTCATCGACCCCCACACGCACTACGACGCCCAGCTCTTCTGGGACCCGTACGCCACCCCCTCCATGAACCACGGCGTCACCACCGTCGCGGGCGGCAACTGCGGCTTCACGCTGGCCCCGCTCCACCCGGACCGCCCCGAGGACGCCGACTACACCCGCCGCATGATGAGCAAGGTCGAGGGCATGGCCCTCAAGGCCCTGGAGGAGGGCGTCGACTGGACCTGGTCCACCTTCGGCGAGTACCTCGACGCCCTCGAAGGACGGATCGCCGTCAACGCCGGGTTCATGGTCGGCCACTGCGCCCTGCGCCGCCACGTGATGGGCGAGGACGCCGTCGGCGGGCAGCCCACCCCCGAGCAGATGCGGGAGATGCTCGACCTCTTCCACGACGCCATGAGCGCCGGCGCCTGGGGCCTGTCCACCACCCAGTCCTCCACCCACTCCGACGGCTCCGGCGCCCCCGTCGCCTCCCGGCACGCGAAGCCCGCCGAACTCCTCGCCCTGTCCAAGGCGGTGGCCGAACACGAGGGCACCCAGCTCGAAGCCATCGTCGCGGGCTGCCTCGACCAGTTCTCCGACGCGGAGATCGACCTCTTCGTCGAGATGAGCGCCGCCGCCGGCCGGCCCCTGAACTGGAACGTCCTCACCATCGACGCCTCCGTCCCGGAACGGGTCCCGCGCCAGCTCGTCCCGAGCGAGCGCGCCCGCGAGGCCGGCGGCCGGATCGTCGCCCTGACCATGCCGATCCTCACCCCCATGAACATGTCGCTCGGCACCTTCTGCGCGCTCAACCTCATCCCCGGCTGGGGCGAGATCCTCGGCCTGCCCGTCCCCGAGCGGATCGCGAAGCTGCGCGACCCCGCCGTGCGCGCCGGGATGCTGGAGCGGGCCGACTCCAAGGAGGCCGGGGTCTTCCGGCGCCTCGCCGACTTCGGCCGCTACGTCATCGGCGACACCTACAGCAAGGAGAACGAGGGCCTCTCCGGCCGCGTGGTCGGCGACATCGCGGCCGGGCGCGGCCAGGACGCCTTCCAGTGCCTGGTGGAGATCTGCGCCAACGACGAACTGCGCACGGTGCTGTGGCCGATGCCCACCGACAACGACCCGGCGAGCTGGGCCCTGCGCGCCGAGACCTGGCAGCACGAGGACGTCATGCTGGGCGGCTCCGACGCGGGCGCGCACCTGGACCGCATGTGCGGGGCCCCGTACACGACCCGCTTCCTCGGCGACTGCCTGCGCGGGCGCAGGCTGGTCCCGCTGGAGCAGGCGGTACGGATGCTCACCGACGACCCCGCCCAGCTGTTCGGGCTGCGCGAACGCGGCCGGATCGCCGAGGGCTACCACGCCGACCTGGTGCTCTTCGACCCGCAGCGCATCGACGCCCGCCCGGCGACCCTGGTCCACGACCTGCCCGGGAACAGCCCGCGGCTGGACGCGCGGGCCGTCGGGATCGTCTCGGTGCGGGTCAACGGCGTGGAGACCATCCGCGACGACGAAGTGACGGGCGCGATCCCGGGCATCGTGCTCCGGTCGGGCAGGGACACGAGGACGGTGAGCACGAGGTGA
- a CDS encoding aldehyde dehydrogenase family protein, whose product MTGARGQVDGKLFIGGEWVEPQGGHYEVVDPGDESVVGLAPEASPAQVRQAARAAAEAFGAWSRTRPQERAAILDRAADIIQREYEPWTALARAETGAPTGIARGMQVGVGAARFRRYARGALEPVEKGLPPQVTEAGPMGKAGVLGALEVRQPVGVVTCITSYNNPWANPAGKVAPALAMGNTVVVKPAPQDPLSVFKMAQALAEAGVPAGVVNVVNGRSVAVGEAAVDSPDVDMVSFTGSTAVGQRIAEVCGRSMKRQLMELGGKGAAIVFEDADLDAAMMGIGTTFSFYSGQICTAPTRVIVHRSVHDALVEKLTGYLAFMKVGEPAAQGTVVGPVISAAHRDRVESYVELGRKEGARIAVGGDRPAVRADGKGFYVAPTLLVDCTNDMRVVREEIFGPVVVVVPFDTEEEAVALANDSDFGLISYVWSGDPARAFRVARRLRSGGVGVNTIGRNMEAPFGGFKRSGVGRDVGSYALHAYSEIQSIVWTA is encoded by the coding sequence GTGACCGGAGCGCGCGGGCAGGTGGACGGCAAGCTCTTCATCGGCGGCGAGTGGGTGGAGCCGCAGGGCGGCCACTACGAGGTGGTCGACCCGGGCGACGAGTCGGTGGTCGGGCTCGCGCCCGAGGCGTCACCGGCGCAGGTCCGGCAGGCGGCGCGCGCCGCGGCCGAGGCCTTCGGCGCGTGGTCCCGTACGCGGCCGCAGGAGCGGGCGGCGATCCTGGACCGGGCCGCCGACATCATCCAGCGCGAGTACGAGCCGTGGACCGCGCTCGCCCGGGCCGAGACCGGCGCACCGACGGGCATCGCCCGCGGCATGCAGGTCGGGGTGGGCGCGGCCCGGTTCCGGCGATACGCGCGCGGCGCCCTCGAACCCGTGGAGAAGGGCCTGCCGCCGCAGGTGACGGAGGCCGGCCCGATGGGGAAGGCGGGCGTGCTGGGAGCGCTGGAGGTGCGCCAGCCGGTCGGCGTGGTCACCTGCATCACCTCGTACAACAACCCGTGGGCGAACCCGGCGGGCAAGGTCGCCCCGGCGCTGGCCATGGGCAACACCGTGGTGGTCAAACCGGCCCCGCAGGACCCGTTGTCGGTGTTCAAGATGGCGCAGGCGCTCGCGGAGGCGGGCGTGCCGGCCGGTGTGGTGAACGTGGTCAACGGCCGGTCGGTGGCGGTCGGCGAGGCGGCCGTGGACTCCCCGGACGTGGACATGGTGTCCTTCACCGGCTCCACGGCGGTCGGCCAGCGCATCGCCGAGGTGTGCGGCCGGTCCATGAAACGGCAGCTGATGGAGCTGGGCGGAAAGGGCGCGGCGATCGTCTTCGAGGACGCCGACCTGGACGCCGCGATGATGGGCATCGGCACCACCTTCTCCTTCTACTCCGGCCAGATCTGCACCGCCCCGACCCGGGTGATCGTGCACCGGTCCGTCCACGACGCGCTGGTGGAGAAGCTGACCGGCTACCTGGCCTTCATGAAGGTCGGCGAACCGGCGGCGCAGGGCACGGTGGTCGGCCCGGTCATCTCGGCGGCCCACCGCGACCGGGTGGAGTCCTACGTGGAGCTGGGCCGCAAGGAGGGCGCCCGGATCGCGGTGGGCGGCGACCGTCCGGCGGTCCGCGCGGACGGCAAGGGCTTCTACGTGGCCCCGACCCTGTTGGTGGACTGCACCAACGACATGCGGGTGGTCCGCGAGGAGATCTTCGGCCCGGTCGTCGTGGTCGTCCCCTTCGACACGGAGGAGGAGGCCGTGGCCCTGGCCAACGACTCCGACTTCGGGCTGATCAGCTACGTCTGGTCCGGGGACCCGGCCCGCGCCTTCCGGGTGGCCCGGCGGCTGCGCTCCGGCGGGGTGGGCGTGAACACCATCGGGCGGAACATGGAGGCGCCGTTCGGCGGGTTCAAGCGGTCGGGGGTGGGGCGGGACGTCGGCTCGTACGCGCTCCACGCCTACAGCGAGATCCAGTCGATCGTCTGGACCGCGTAG